GGTGTTGTTTATGTCGGTCGGAAAGATGGTATGAACAAGTACAAAGAATACTTTGCTGTCGATACAGAAGATAGAACACTTGCCGACGCGATGAAAGGAGCTGATGTATTCTGTGGAGTGTCTGTAAAAGACCTTGTAACAAAAGCGATGGTAAAATCGATGGCAGATAAAGCGATAGTATTTGCTATGGCAAACCCCGATCCGGAGATAACATATCCGGATGCACTGGATGCACGCGACGACATAATTATGGGAACTGGACGATCCGATTTCCCAAATCAAGTGAATAATGTTCTCGGTTTTCCGTTCATTTTCCGTGGGGCGCTCGATGTTCGGGCGACACAAATTAATGACAGAATGAAAATTGCAGCAGCAATGTCGCTTGCAAAGTTAGCTAAGGAAGACGTTCCCGATGCTGTGATCCGCGCTTATGGCGGAGAGAAAATCGAATTCGGTAAAGATTATATTATTCCTAAACCGCTCGATCCCCGTGTTCTATTGTGGGAAGCTCCCGAAGTTGCTAAAGCTGCAATGGAAAGTGGCGTAGCACGTGTAGAAATAAAAGATTTTGAAGCTTACAAAGATTATTTAGAAGCCCGGTTAGGAAAGTCACGCGAAGTTATGCGTGGTTTTATTCATAAAGCAAAAAAATCGCCAAAGAAAATTGTATTCCCGGAAGGCGAAGAAGCGAAAATTTTACGCGCCGCACAAATTGTTCTTGACGAAAATATTGCTCAGCCCATATTGTTGGGCGACCCGAAAATTATCAAACAGAAAGCAAAAGAAATTCATGCGAATTTAGATGGAATCGAAATTATCAACCCTGTTGAATCTAAAAAATATAGTGAATACGTAGCCAAGTATTACGAATACCGGAATCGAAAAGGCGCCACACACTTTGATGCTGAAAGGTTAATGAAAATTGAAAACTACTATGGTATGATGATGGTGCGTGAAGGTGATGCTGATGGTTTGATATCGGGACTAACTCAGCATTATCCTGAAACCGTTCGTCCGGCTCTGCAAATAATAGGACATCGGGACGATACTGATGTAGTAGCCGGACTTTATATGATGATTTTCAAAAATCAGACTATCTTTATTGCGGATGCAACAATTAACATTGAACCTACAGCAGAACAGCTCGCACAAATCGCAATCCTGACTGCTGAGAAAGTTAAGGAGTACGAGATCGAACCGAAAGTTGCAATGCTCTCTTTCAGTAACTTTGGCAATAGCAATCATCCGATTGTAACAAAGGTTAGGAAAGCAGTCGAAATCGTCAGGCAAAAAATGCCGGATCTAATTATCGACGGTGAAATGCAAGCCGATACGGCAGTTGTTCCTGAAATTGTAAACGAAATTTATCCGTTCAGCACGCTAAAAGGTGGTGCGAACGTTTTAATTTGTCCCGGACTTACATCGGCAAATATAGCGTATAAACTACTTGCGCGGTTAGGTGGAGCTACCGCAGTCGGTCCGATACTGTTAGGTATACGCAAACCGGTTTATCTGCTCATCCCCGGTAACGATGTTCAAGATATTGTTAATATCACTGCAATG
This genomic stretch from Bacteroidota bacterium harbors:
- a CDS encoding NADP-dependent malic enzyme, whose protein sequence is MIRKQDALDYHSQGRPGKIEVISTKSCSTQRDLSLAYSPGVAEPCMEIYRNPEDAFLYTAKGNLVAVISNGTAVLGLGDIGAIAGKPVMEGKGILFKRFADIDVFDIEIDSHDPKEIIKCVKMLEPTFGGINLEDIKAPECFEIEEELKKIMNIPVFHDDQHGTAIISGAALLNALEIVGKKIDEIKVVFSGAGASGIACAKFYETLGVKHKNIRLVDTKGVVYVGRKDGMNKYKEYFAVDTEDRTLADAMKGADVFCGVSVKDLVTKAMVKSMADKAIVFAMANPDPEITYPDALDARDDIIMGTGRSDFPNQVNNVLGFPFIFRGALDVRATQINDRMKIAAAMSLAKLAKEDVPDAVIRAYGGEKIEFGKDYIIPKPLDPRVLLWEAPEVAKAAMESGVARVEIKDFEAYKDYLEARLGKSREVMRGFIHKAKKSPKKIVFPEGEEAKILRAAQIVLDENIAQPILLGDPKIIKQKAKEIHANLDGIEIINPVESKKYSEYVAKYYEYRNRKGATHFDAERLMKIENYYGMMMVREGDADGLISGLTQHYPETVRPALQIIGHRDDTDVVAGLYMMIFKNQTIFIADATINIEPTAEQLAQIAILTAEKVKEYEIEPKVAMLSFSNFGNSNHPIVTKVRKAVEIVRQKMPDLIIDGEMQADTAVVPEIVNEIYPFSTLKGGANVLICPGLTSANIAYKLLARLGGATAVGPILLGIRKPVYLLIPGNDVQDIVNITAMAVHDAQTID